The nucleotide sequence CATCCGACGACCGTAGGGAGAGGAATGCACATGGAAAAAAGAAAGGAACATAATTTACGAATTAGAATTAAGAAGTAGTAAGAGGATTACTTTGCCTCTATAATTTAGACAAGAGAATTTTATAGTTTGATTACGAAAATTACTTAAAATTTAGCTAAGCGTTAATATTGAATTTATATATTTTTGAGCTGCTTTTTTACAACAGCAAGATTAAAAATTGATTATTGATCATTCAAACCATAAAGTCCTAACTAGAAAATTGCATCAATTAAAAGCTTATATAAAATTTCTACTTGCTTCGCAAAATCAGCATGGATTGCATTCTCCTTTTGTATACGATTTGGTGACTAATTGTTTTTACGATAAAAATAAATATCCTGAATACCAACAAATCAAAGAATACAAAGTTGATCTTCTAAAAAACACTTCTGAAATTGAAGTCACCGATTTTGGTGCTGGTAGTCGAGTTTTTAAAAGCAATAAAAGAAAGGTTACTGAAATTGCTAAAGTCGCTGGAATTACTTCAAAAAAGGTTAAATTTTTATTCCGTATTACGAAATATCTTCAGCTTAAAGATTGTCTGGAACTTGGTACAAGTTTGGGTATTGCTTCCGCAGCAATTGCTTCCGTAGAAAATGCAAATTTAATAACTTTAGAAGGCTGTCCCCAAACTGCGAAAATCGCCAAGCAGCAATTCGACAAATTTGGCTTCAAAAATATTCAGTCTAAAATTGGTGAATTTGACAACTATTTATCAAATCTCTCCCAATCCTCTAAGTTTGATTTCATCTATTTCGATGGTAATCATCAAAAAACAGCCACCCTTCACTATTTTGAAGCGCTGCTTAAAACGGCGCATAATAATTCCGTTTTTATTTTTGATGACATTCATCTTTCCGAAGAAATGGAAGAAGCTTGGGAAGAAATTCAAGATCATCCCGCAGTGCAGGTAACTGTAGATACGTTTTATTTGGGACTTGTTTTCTTCCGTAGCGAACAGGCTAAGCAACATTTTAAAATTAGATTGTAACAAAATATAAATCTTAGCGTCATATTGCTATAAATTGGTTTTCTATGAGCAGTAAGGTAATCGAAATTAGAAACATCATTCGTAACTTTCCTTTGGGACAGGAGATTGTAAAAGTGCTAAAAGGCATCGATTTGGATATCGATCGAGGTGAATATGTCGCTTTTATGGGACCTTCTGGTTCGGGAAAATCAACCTTAATGAATCTTTTAGGCTGCTTAGATACACCAACCGGCGGTTCGTATATCCTAAACGGAAAAGATGTAAGCCAAATGACCGATAGCGATCTTGCTGAAGTTCGTAATAAAGAAATTGGCTTTGTTTTTCAAACATTTAACCTTTTACCGCGAACTACTGCATTAGATAACGTGGCACTTCCTATGATTTATGCTGGTGCATCTAAAGCCGATCGTAAAAAAAGAGCTGAAGAAGTTTTAACCAATGTTGGGCTTGGTGATCGTATGGATCATAAACCTAATCAACTTTCTGGTGGGCAGCGCCAACGTGTTGCTGTGGGAAGAGCCTTGGTTAACAAACCTTCTATCATTCTTGCCGATGAACCGACGGGAAACCTGGATTCTAAAACCTCGGTAGAGATCATGAATCTTTTTGATGAAATACATGCTGCCGGAAATACCGTAATCCTTGTAACTCACGAAGAAGATATTGCAGAGCACGCACATAGAATTATTAGACTTCGTGATGGTGTTATTGAAAGTGATACTAGAAAAGAAGTAGTGAGTAGTCAGAATATATAAATTCGAAGCTGGATTTCATATTTATTTAAAATTTGGAATGCTTAGTTTGTAAATGTTTTATTTCAAACTATTCTCAAATTACTTTAATTGAAAACTGCTAAGATTTTTATTCTTGAAGCATTTATTTCAACTAAAGAAAGCTTGTAGTTGATCAATAACAATTATTTGCTTTCCATAAAAATCTTAACTTTGCAGTCTTAACCTAGAATCTTAAGCTTGTGTTTCATTTAGATCAGGAATCTTATATTTATCTCGTTATCATAGCCATTGGTTTGCTTGTCTTCTCTATGGGCGCCAAACAGCGCAAAAAAAGACGAAACGAAAATACCGACTTCCGTAGAAGATATCAGGCTCGCAAAAAAGAAGAAGAAAAAGAGAGAACTACTAAATAAGCTACACTATTTACTTTTGTAACTTCGCGCTCCTATTTGTTCTTCTGAAAAAAATACTGAATGAAAATTTATACTAAAACTGGCGATAAAGGCACGACTGCATTATTTGGAGGCACTCGTGTCCCGAAGCATCATATTCGCATCGAGAGCTACGGAACAGTAGACGAACTTAATGCTCATATTGGCTTAATTCGAGATCAAAAAATAGATACCAAAACCGCTGAAGTTTTATTAGATATCCAGCATAAATTGTTTACAGTGGGGTCGATTTTAGCTACAGATCCTGAAAAAGCGACGCTAAAAAATGGCAAATCTCGCTTAAATATTCCCAGAATTACCGAAGAACACATTCATCTATTAGAAACTGAAATGGATCGAATGAACGAGGAACTTCCCGAAATGACCCATTTTGTGCTACCGGGAGGGCATCAAAGCGTGTCATTCTGTCACATAGCCAGGTGTGTTTGTCGCCGCGCAGAACGCTTAAGTACAGCACTATATAATGAAGAGCCTTTTGATGATGAAGTGCTAAAATACTTAAACCGACTCTCTGACTACCTGTTTGTGCTGGCACGACTATTGACCAAACAATTACAAGCTGAAGAAATTAAATGGATTCCTGAAAAATCATAAGGAATCAGCAAAAGAGAGGTTCAACAACCGCTGTTTTCATTACTTTTTAGTTCTTTTGCTTATGTTCTTAATAATATTGAATAAAAATTAGACTTTTTTCTTGGGAATTTCAGTAAAAAAATTATTTTTGCAGAAATTAAAAAACCCGATTAACTAATGTACTGGACTTTAGAATTAGCATCTTATCTTAGTGATGCACCATGGCCGGCAACCAAAGATGAGTTAATTGATTATGCCATTAGAACAGGAGCACCACTAGAGGTTGTAGAAAACCTTCAGGCCATAGAAGATGAAGGTGACTCGTATGATTCTATAGAAGAAATATGGCCCGACTATCCAACAGATGAAGATTATCTGTGGAATGAAGATGAATATTAAATTACATTTATACCAATAAAGTTAAAAGTCTCATTATTTAATGAGGCTTTTTTTTTGCGTATATTTGAACCCCTAATAATAGGAAAACTATGAGTTTTTTAGAATCTGTATTAAAAGTATTTGTTGGCGACAAATCCAAAAAGGATGTCAAAGAAATACAACCAATCGTAAATAAAATTAAAGCGCTTGAAGCTGATTTTGAGGCATTAAGTTTGGATGAGCTTCGCGCTAAAACTACTCAGTTTAAATCAAAAATTGCAGAGGCTTTAAAAGATGTAAATCAACAGATTGAAAATCTTGAAAATGAAGCTGATACTTCTGATGATATTACGCGTAAAGAAGATATTTACGCTGAAATCGACGGATTAAAAGATAAATCTTACGAAATCTCAGAGGGTGTTTTAAACGAGATTTTACCAGAGGCTTTCGCCACGGTAAAAGAAACAGCAAAACGCTTTGCTCATAATCCAAAATTAGAAGTTACTGCTTCTGCTTATGATCGCGAGATTTCTGCAGAGAAAGATTACGTAAATCTTCAGGACGATAAAGCGATATGGAACAACTCTTGGGATGCTGCCGGTAAACCGGTAACCTGGGATATGATTCACTACGATGTGCAGTTAATTGGTGGTGTAGCGATGCACCAGGGTAAAATTGCCGAGATGCAAACTGGGGAAGGTAAAACACTTGTTGCCACACTTCCTGTTTATCTTAATGCACTTACCGGTAATGGGGTTCACCTGGTAACTGTTAACGATTATCTGGCAAAACGTGATAGTGCCTGGATGGCACCTATTTTTGAATTTCATGGATTGAGTGTAGATTGTGTAGACTATCACCGTCCTAATTCAGCTTCACGTAGAAAAGCTTACAACGCAGATATTACTTACGGAACAAATAACGAATTTGGTTTCGATTATCTTAGAGATAACATGTCTCACGCTCCAGACGATTTGGTGCAGCGTCCTCATAATTATGCGATTGTGGATGAGGTGGATTCGGTTTTAATCGATGATGCTCGTACTCCGTTAATTATTTCAGGACCTATTCCTAAAGGAGATGTGCACGAATTTGATCAGCTAAAACCAGCTGTTGCTAATATTTTTGAAATTCAGCGTAAAAAAGCAACCGAATTTCTACAGGCTGCTAAAAAACTAATTGCTGAAGGAGATCAAAAAGAAGGCGGAATGCAACTTCTACGTGCTTATAGAGCGCTTCCGAAGAATAAAGCATTAATTAAGTATTTAAGTCAGGAAGGTAATAAACAATTACTACAGAAGACTGAGAATCATTACATGCAGGATAACAACCGCGAAATGCATAAGGTTGATGCCGAATTGTACTTTACTATCGAAGAAAAAAATAACCAGATCGATCTTACCGATAAAGGTATCGAACATCTTTCTGGACAAAATGATCCTAACTTTTTCGTCTTACCAGAAATTGGTATGGAAATCGCCAAAATCGAAAAGGAAGGTCTTTCTAAAGAAGAAGAAGCAGAGAAAAAAGAAGAGCTTTTCCGCGATTATAGCGTGAAAAGTGAACGTATCCATACACTAAGACAGCTTTTAAAAGCCTACACTCTATTCGAAAAAGATACCGAATATGTGGTAATGGATAATAAAGTAAAAATCGTAGACGAGCAAACCGGTCGTATTATGGACGGGCGTCGTTATAGCGATGGTTTACACCAGGCGATCGAAGCTAAAGAAAATGTAAAAATTGAAGATGCTACGCAAACTTTTGCTACCGTAACCCTTCAAAATTACTTTAGAATGTACCGCAAACTTTCAGGAATGACGGGTACTGCGGTTACTGAAGCTGGTGAATTTTGGGAGATTTACGAATTAGATGTTGTTGAAATTCCTACCAACCGCCCAATTGCCAGAAACGATAAAGATGATCTTGTTTACAAAACGAAACGAGAAAAATATAATGCGGTAATCGATGATGTAACCGAGCTTTCCAGAGCTGGAAGACCGGTGCTTATTGGTACAACTTCCGTAGAAATTTCTGAGCTTTTAAGTAGAATGCTTAAACTTAGAAACGTTCCTCACAACGTTCTGAATGCGAAATTGCATAAAAAAGAGGCAGATATTGTTGCTGAAGCTGGTAACGGTGGTATTGTAACAATTGCTACCAACATGGCTGGTCGTGGTACCGATATTAAACTTTCTAAAGAAGTAAAAGAAGCTGGTGGTTTAGCGATTATTGGTACAGAACGTCACGATTCTCGTCGTGTCGATCGCCAGTTAAGAGGTCGTGCTGGTCGTCAGGGAAATCCAGGTAGTTCACAGTTCTACGCATCGTTAGAAGATAACTTGATGCGTTTGTTTGGATCTGAAAGAATTGCCAAGCTTATGGACCGTATGGGTCTGGAAGAAGGCGAAGTGATTCAGCATGGAATGATTTCTAAATCTATCGAAAGAGCACAGAAAAAAGTTGAAGAAAATAACTTTGGTATTCGTAAACGTCTATTAGAATATGATGATGTAATGAATGCGCAACGTGAGGTTATTTACAAACGTCGTTACCATGCTTTATACGGTGAGCGTTTACGAGTAGACCTTGCTAATATGATATTCGATATTTCTGAATTAATTTCTGAAACGAATAAAATGGCGAACGATTACAAGAATTTCGAATTCGAATTGATTCGTTATTTCTCTATGAGTTCTCCAATTTCTGAAGCTGACTTCGGAAAAATGAATACGGAAAAAATAACTGCTGAAGTTTACAAAGCAGCTTACGAGCATTATCAGGAGAAAACTAAACACAGCGCCGCTCGTGCTTATCCTGTAATCCAACAAGTTTACGAAGATGAAAGCAACAATTTTGAGCGTATTTCGGTTCCATTTAGTGATGGCCAAAAAACGCTTCAAGTAGTAACTAATCTTGAAAAAGCTTACGAATCTGAAGGAGCTCAGCTTATCAAAGATTTCGAGAAAAATATTACACTTGCAATTATCGATGATGCTTGGAAAACGCATCTTCGTAAGATGGATGAGTTAAAACAAAGTGTTCAGTTAGCGGTACACGAGCAAAAAGATCCATTATTGATTTACAAATTCGAAGCATTTGAATTATTTAAAGCGATGCTGGAAGATGTAAATCGTGATGTAATTGGATTCTTGTTTAAAGGAGAAATTCCTGAAGGAAATATGTCTAATATTCACGAAGCAAGAAAACGCCGTCAGGAAAAAGTTGAAGTTTCTAAAGAGGAAATTCAGAATTTAGATGAGCGTGCTGCTCAAACTCGTGCGGCAGGACAAGCTGCAAGTGCTGCAACGCAACAGAAACAGCGCCCCCAGGTAACTGAAACTATTACTCGCGAACAACCAAAAATTGGTCGTAATGATAAAATAGTAATTAAACATGTTACTAGAGGTGAAAATAAAACGGTAAAATATAAGCAAGCTATTCCATTACTGGAAAGCGGACAATGGGTTTTCGTTAAAAAAGCGGAATAATTTACCTAATATAGATTTAAAAAGCTGTCTCCTAGAGGCAGCTTTTTTTGTTTTAAAGATGAATATAATTAAAAAATTGAATATCCGGAATGAATTATAATAAGCTGTCGTCACCCTGAACTTGATTCAGGGGCTCATCCACAAGTTTATCTTTTTTAATACCCTATGAGATTCCGGAACAAGTCTGGAATGACGAAAACAAATAATTATTACGGATAATCAATTAAAAAATAACTCATTTCTAGCGAGAAACAAGTCGAGAAATCCTTTTAGAGCCGGAATGAGATCTTTCAACGTTACTTAACTACTTGTAAGAGCTCAGATATATCGAGACGACAACTTGTAGAATTCAAAATATGGGAGTTGACAGTTTACAGCGACAATTCATTAAAATTGAAGCCAAAAATTACCAATTTGAATGTTTACTGCGATAAATTTCTATAGTTCAAATTTCATAACTCAATTCAAAATAAACGATCTTCATTTCAGATTCTTATTTCTTGAAGTCTCTTCTCTCCATTCTCTACTTTAGTCTATTTTCTTTATTCTATGTTCTATGTTCTATTAGCGAAGCGATCTAAAGTCAAAATTCTATCTCTACCTAACCGCACTTAACAAAGGCTTTCTTATTTTTGTTTCTGAAACACTAGTATCCAAAATGAAAAAATTTAAGGTTGAAGTAAAATGGGGGATCACTTTTGTGATCGCTCAACTTATCTGGATTACTTTTGAAAAAGTAATGGGCTGGCATGATGAGAATATTGATGTACAAGGTGTGTATTCATTATTTTTTGCTGTGATAGCTTTTTTAATTTATTACGCGGCTTTGAAAGAAAAGCGTGATAAATACTTTACAAATGAAGAATTTGGATGGCAACAGGGATTTATGAGCGGCGTTATACTTACTGGCGTAATTACCATTCTTACTCCGCTAATTCAGTATTTTGCGATTACAGTAATTAGTCCAGATTATTTACAGAACATGATCGAATTTTCTGAACAACAGGGCATGACCGCAGAAAACGCTGAAACGATGCATAGCACAAAAATGTATCTATTTATGCAGATTTTTAATGCGCTTGCTATGGGAATAGTGACCGGAGCGATTGTGGCCTTAATTACTAGAAAAAAAGAGTAATAAAATAATAAGCTTATATCTTCAGCAATAAATTAGGGTCTGGACAATTCTCAAGATAAAAATCTAAATCTTTTTTAGAGGCAACTCCTGGATAATCGCCATTATTTCCCTGTATATCTCTTATGATTTGAAAATGTAAATGTGGTGCGTAATCTCCGTTTTCTTCCGCAGCACCCAATTCGGCTATTTTAGATTGCGCTTGTACCTGCTGCCCTACTTCAATATTTTTTAAAGAATTTCTACTTAAATGTCCATACAAGGAGTAGAAAGTTTCTTCCTGAAAGTTATGTTCTACAATAATCGTAGGCCCGTAATCACCAAAATTGGTATTATCCTTAAAACTATGAATTTTCCCATCTAAAACAGCGAGAACATCGGTACCTTCAGCTGTCCAAATATCAAGACCAATATGGATATTTCGGTTTAAAAATTCATCTACGTTTTTATTGAAAAGCCGGCTACGCTGGTAAAGTTTTCTTACCTCATTATAACCGCCAAAAGCTGCCTTTTTACCAGCAACTTTTAGATTGTGCTCTATGAAGAATGAAAACGCTTCCGAAGAAAGCTGCTCTAATTTTAAAAGTTCCGGATTATTTGCAGACAAGTCGATAGCAATAAAATCTTCCTGTTTAAGATCGCCTCCTACAACTGGAGTAAAACCTGCAGTTAACCCGGAAATGTATTCAGCAAAATTAGCCTTCATAGATTGCATTTTTGCCAAAAGTAACCTTTGTGTCCTAATTTAGCAAAACATCACTAAATCTTGCTGAAATACTAATCTGTGAATCTGAATTAGAACTTTTATTATACCCCTTAAGGATTTCATTATCGTAAGATGAAGTTTTATCTACCTTTAAACTCCC is from Zunongwangia endophytica and encodes:
- a CDS encoding O-methyltransferase, which gives rise to MHQLKAYIKFLLASQNQHGLHSPFVYDLVTNCFYDKNKYPEYQQIKEYKVDLLKNTSEIEVTDFGAGSRVFKSNKRKVTEIAKVAGITSKKVKFLFRITKYLQLKDCLELGTSLGIASAAIASVENANLITLEGCPQTAKIAKQQFDKFGFKNIQSKIGEFDNYLSNLSQSSKFDFIYFDGNHQKTATLHYFEALLKTAHNNSVFIFDDIHLSEEMEEAWEEIQDHPAVQVTVDTFYLGLVFFRSEQAKQHFKIRL
- a CDS encoding ABC transporter ATP-binding protein; its protein translation is MSSKVIEIRNIIRNFPLGQEIVKVLKGIDLDIDRGEYVAFMGPSGSGKSTLMNLLGCLDTPTGGSYILNGKDVSQMTDSDLAEVRNKEIGFVFQTFNLLPRTTALDNVALPMIYAGASKADRKKRAEEVLTNVGLGDRMDHKPNQLSGGQRQRVAVGRALVNKPSIILADEPTGNLDSKTSVEIMNLFDEIHAAGNTVILVTHEEDIAEHAHRIIRLRDGVIESDTRKEVVSSQNI
- a CDS encoding cob(I)yrinic acid a,c-diamide adenosyltransferase, which translates into the protein MKIYTKTGDKGTTALFGGTRVPKHHIRIESYGTVDELNAHIGLIRDQKIDTKTAEVLLDIQHKLFTVGSILATDPEKATLKNGKSRLNIPRITEEHIHLLETEMDRMNEELPEMTHFVLPGGHQSVSFCHIARCVCRRAERLSTALYNEEPFDDEVLKYLNRLSDYLFVLARLLTKQLQAEEIKWIPEKS
- a CDS encoding DUF2795 domain-containing protein; protein product: MYWTLELASYLSDAPWPATKDELIDYAIRTGAPLEVVENLQAIEDEGDSYDSIEEIWPDYPTDEDYLWNEDEY
- the secA gene encoding preprotein translocase subunit SecA gives rise to the protein MSFLESVLKVFVGDKSKKDVKEIQPIVNKIKALEADFEALSLDELRAKTTQFKSKIAEALKDVNQQIENLENEADTSDDITRKEDIYAEIDGLKDKSYEISEGVLNEILPEAFATVKETAKRFAHNPKLEVTASAYDREISAEKDYVNLQDDKAIWNNSWDAAGKPVTWDMIHYDVQLIGGVAMHQGKIAEMQTGEGKTLVATLPVYLNALTGNGVHLVTVNDYLAKRDSAWMAPIFEFHGLSVDCVDYHRPNSASRRKAYNADITYGTNNEFGFDYLRDNMSHAPDDLVQRPHNYAIVDEVDSVLIDDARTPLIISGPIPKGDVHEFDQLKPAVANIFEIQRKKATEFLQAAKKLIAEGDQKEGGMQLLRAYRALPKNKALIKYLSQEGNKQLLQKTENHYMQDNNREMHKVDAELYFTIEEKNNQIDLTDKGIEHLSGQNDPNFFVLPEIGMEIAKIEKEGLSKEEEAEKKEELFRDYSVKSERIHTLRQLLKAYTLFEKDTEYVVMDNKVKIVDEQTGRIMDGRRYSDGLHQAIEAKENVKIEDATQTFATVTLQNYFRMYRKLSGMTGTAVTEAGEFWEIYELDVVEIPTNRPIARNDKDDLVYKTKREKYNAVIDDVTELSRAGRPVLIGTTSVEISELLSRMLKLRNVPHNVLNAKLHKKEADIVAEAGNGGIVTIATNMAGRGTDIKLSKEVKEAGGLAIIGTERHDSRRVDRQLRGRAGRQGNPGSSQFYASLEDNLMRLFGSERIAKLMDRMGLEEGEVIQHGMISKSIERAQKKVEENNFGIRKRLLEYDDVMNAQREVIYKRRYHALYGERLRVDLANMIFDISELISETNKMANDYKNFEFELIRYFSMSSPISEADFGKMNTEKITAEVYKAAYEHYQEKTKHSAARAYPVIQQVYEDESNNFERISVPFSDGQKTLQVVTNLEKAYESEGAQLIKDFEKNITLAIIDDAWKTHLRKMDELKQSVQLAVHEQKDPLLIYKFEAFELFKAMLEDVNRDVIGFLFKGEIPEGNMSNIHEARKRRQEKVEVSKEEIQNLDERAAQTRAAGQAASAATQQKQRPQVTETITREQPKIGRNDKIVIKHVTRGENKTVKYKQAIPLLESGQWVFVKKAE
- a CDS encoding DUF4199 domain-containing protein produces the protein MKKFKVEVKWGITFVIAQLIWITFEKVMGWHDENIDVQGVYSLFFAVIAFLIYYAALKEKRDKYFTNEEFGWQQGFMSGVILTGVITILTPLIQYFAITVISPDYLQNMIEFSEQQGMTAENAETMHSTKMYLFMQIFNALAMGIVTGAIVALITRKKE
- a CDS encoding peptidoglycan DD-metalloendopeptidase family protein, with product MQSMKANFAEYISGLTAGFTPVVGGDLKQEDFIAIDLSANNPELLKLEQLSSEAFSFFIEHNLKVAGKKAAFGGYNEVRKLYQRSRLFNKNVDEFLNRNIHIGLDIWTAEGTDVLAVLDGKIHSFKDNTNFGDYGPTIIVEHNFQEETFYSLYGHLSRNSLKNIEVGQQVQAQSKIAELGAAEENGDYAPHLHFQIIRDIQGNNGDYPGVASKKDLDFYLENCPDPNLLLKI